The sequence GGAAACAAGGATTGAGTAATCATAAAAaaagaggaaagaaagaaagaattggTGTGGtatgaaaaagaaagaagatggaTTACAGGATTAGGAGCCAAATGTTACATGTATCCAATTTGACGGAAATAAAGTCTGTCGTTAGATTTCTGTCAACATGTGTCTAATTGATGGTTTTAGTAAAGTATAGGAATAATTCATTTGCTGATTTTAGGTGAATAGGGACCCAATACGTGTCCCGTACCCGTCACAGGTAATTTTTTGGATCCCATATCCATCTACACAGGGTTTAGGTAATCACATTAGAGTCGGGTAGTATCGGGTACCCATGAAACCCGTACCTGTTGCCATCCCTAGGTTGAGGGCTTAATTGGGCTTTATGCCCTTATAAAAACTTTCTTTTATGTATTGCAATACAAACATACATAGATTATCATGCATACACATTGGCTGAATTTGAATATAGAATCATCTGTATTTGAGCATTTGAAGATGTTGGGCAGCGAATTTTACCATGTCAACGTCGAACCTTGTAATTGCCGCATGTAGCTGTGGTGCCAAAAATAAATCTGCCTGCAGGCCAACATCATAAAGTAATAAATAGTCACATcgtgaaataattatatactgTTGTTCTAAAGAAGTTTCTGAATAATTCATTATACATTAGAAAGATTAAAGGCTTATAACAGATataaagaagaaggaaaataaaaacCAGGCAAACTTCATCTCCGGTTGCAAATCGTCCAGCATGGCCTTGAAGCAGTTTCTCAAGTGCTGAGATAGATGTGCGTAACAACCAAACCAAAATTCCAAAATGAGAATCATAACAAATtgcattaattgaaaaaatcaGGAATGGTTCATTTGGATGCCAAAAGAAAGAAATTTAAACTTCAATGGGGCTTATATCCAATGACAAGTGTGTTTGGTTATATTTTATCAGATATTAAAAAGATCATACAAGAACgaaggaaaatatggtagtggataggatggagtggagggagagaatttatgtcgctCACACGACTTGATTCCACGGTTTCGTAtgacggttcatgttagccaaccccgaatcatttcgggataaggctttgttgttgttgttgttgttgttgttgttgtattattGAAAAGATCATACAAGAATGAAGGCGTGCCTCTATTCTAATTTCTGTGCCTAAGGTGCAAGGTGCAAGGCCCAGAAAGGCGCACCCAGGCATGCGCCTTTTGGACCGCGCTTGGCTTTGGACAACAAAGGCGCCAAGCCCTGAGCCTTGCGCCTTGTGCCCCTTAGGCACGCCTTTAACAACTAGGATCATGCTCTATGAAACCCAGGATTTCGTTGCTAACCTTATGTAAGAGTATCTAACTAAAAGCATCAAAATATGAAGCTTTGCATGGTAGCCAAAAAGAATATAAGCGGCTAACTTCAACAGCTTGAGCCAGGTTTTAAATTTGAATACATTTCTTCTCTCACCATGAATGGTTTTTCGTTATcatcaactctctatttatatTATTTCAGCATGTTCTTTGGAGTTACATTTAAATGcttgaaatagatgaaaatgttCAGTCATGGATCAATATATCTTATACCTGCAAAGCCTTTACTAATATGATACCGAGCCCAAGGAACTTTCTCATCAGGACTAACTTTTTCCTCTATAAACTTCTGCAAAGAAATTTAAGCATCCATTCAATACAATCCCAAAGCAAAAGATATTCTGAAATCTAATATGATACTTCAGTGCAATCAGAGATAACTTACTAGCACAGCTAGATTCTGAAGAGGCTGTATACTTGAGGAGACGATATTAGCAGCCTAAATATCAGGTAAACATTGATCAGTGACAAATTCATAAATCTAGTATCTCGGTGTTAATAAACTATGTGAAAGAACAGTAATGAGCAATGCACAAGTAAATCAGCAAAGTAATGCTCGAACACGAACTAACTGATCATAACGACAGTTCAAAATTTTGGTAGTTAGAAAATGACCTGATAATTAATGGCTTTCTTATAAATATCACCAGGCAATAACGGATGCTGAGGATATTTCTCTTCCAAATACTGTTCATAAATCAGCAATTTAGAACCATCAATGGAAGATTCAGAGAGATTGACAGAGTGAAAAATGTGAAACTGACCATCAATATGGCAAAAGAATCAGAAATAACATCATCTCCATCCACGAGCGCCGGCACATAACCAATAGGATTAAGTTTCAGAAAATCTACACTCATTAATCAAATTTGAACTCCTTTTAGAAAAAACATTTCGCACTTAACAATTAACATGTAGTAGAAGGAAGAAAAATTTGTGACCTGGAGTAAATTGTTCCCCGTCGACGAGATTAACAGGTATATACTCATAATCGAGCCCtagaaaatgaaattgaatGCTCAATTCGTATCATggtcaacaaagaagaagaatcaaataagaacaagaagaagaagaagaagaaggacctTTCAAATTGAGCGCAATACGGACGCGGAAGGAACAGGAACTTCTCCAGTAGGAATACAGCTTCAGCTTGGGTTTGTTTGGTTGTTCAACACTTGCCTTTCGACCAAATTACATTCAAACATGAGAAATTTCTCATCAGgcaaattaaattaaaccttGATTCTTATAAAATTCAAATCCAAAATACCAAAACAAAGGAATAAGGGAGATTGAGTTGAATTTACCATGTCAAATCAGAAGAAGAGTTGCGGAGTAGTGAGCAGAAGATAATGAGTCTTGAGAAGAAGTAGACGGAAAAAGAAGAGcagaagaagaggaaattcAGAGTTTGAAGGCATCACTCATGGCGTCAGCTCTTTTGTTTGCAATGTACAAATATTATTGTTTAAAACgatggtttaatacatcattacCACCTTAACTTATACAAAAATTTCACTTATatccctaaactttcaaaatattttaaaagCCCCTTTAActtagggataaggtgcaaaaatacccttaacatttATATCCAGGAGCAATCTTGATTCGGGGGGCAGCATAGAGGAAGCAACTCAAcaagaacccactctagaagtaTTGCCCATATATGCAAATCCCCAAAGGTCAATGGGATTTTTATGGAGCCTCGACATGAACGAGAAGGAAATTGTGCAATCCCAAGGCGAGGATGAAGATGTATCTCATGACCTCAATTCAGGTTTCATCCAGGAGGATGATGACCTATTAGATACTCCGAACTTGGGGGGCATCCACGAAACTcctatagaaattcaagaagaagaacgagATGTTTCTAGGAGCTATGACTCAGAATCCAACGAAATGGATGATGTCGTGTCTAGTGATCTTGATTCGGGAGGCAGTAAAGAGGAAGCAATTCAGCAAGAACCCACTGTAGAAGTATTGCCCATAGATGCAAATCCCCCAAAGTCAATAGAATTTCCAGGGAGTCCTGGCGTGAACAAGAAGACAGTTGTACAAGCCCAGAAAGAGGAGGAAAATATATCTCATAACCTCAATTCGGATTTCAGTCAGGAGGGTGATGACCCAtcaagtgttggtcccttataacgtaataagttagttccaaggaggggataggaactatttaaaaaattagtacgttaaggctgacttctttttctttgaaaaggattacacagcgcgctgagtgaattaagacactagcttagtcaactggtgactaagtcagcttctttctttgagtcaggagatagcacttgagtctattcccgaactcagatactcaatacacacaactcagcgtgacctctttacttggtcagttttgtttaagcaagcaatatatatatattaaggagtttaaggttagaaagatgttactcagcagatttatccaggttcggcctctaagcctacgtcctatccctggaacacgttccgagctttcgaattctctactgagctctttaacggtagagcatcaaaccttttacaacttagaagctgagtataacaagagtaccttcctctatacctctactcactcctaatctctcactgagtactataaccgagtactcagcctctcctttctaatctctagaaatgataaagatttgtcctaaataacaattgctaagacaccttagatgattgaataatcactctagacttttacacaaaagatatagaatttggtgtaagtatttgctttgctttttctcacagaacttcgagtagAATTTtagtcagcgtaatggcttgataaagttatgtgttgaatgaagcaactgaaaggccctatttatagagacgtctgaggcatcagtcatttcgaattttgaaataaccgttggagggaaatggcttcctgtcgttatCACTCAGTTCTGCTCAGtgctcttagccaatcagattcaagtatcttctgtcttcggtcagtgctgagcagcttttaatcagtccggcagaatgtctctccacttatggtaaggtcaactagacagctttctgtgtcttctgaactttacccaaagtagaaatactttgtctggaagttgttcttgctcagctgttgtcttgtactctttgtcgatacaactcagcagcttcgttccgaagttgttcaacgaaggtcttctcgatccttcttttgctgagttgcgttttgtacacaacgacATCGTTTTGCACACgtgggccgagtggtcttgatctgtttgacttgggctttgacttccgtattgggctataagccttttagtctttatgtcttataaatagtttaactcaacattgaacaaacacattagtgtaataaatcaaagcatttaaacttagtgtgtttagaatatatttaattttacttaaataattttatcaaatcaaaatcatgtggaaaggtgtttcaacatcaaGCACTTCTAACTCGGAGGGAATCCACGAATGACCTGTAGAAATTTAAGAAGACGAGGAAGACTTTTCTTGGAAATATGATTCAGAATCTAGTCGAGAGGATGAGGTATCCAACCCGGGGGGCATCCAAATGGAAGAGGTGCAAGAATTTATTCTAGAAGAATCTCTCATTCTTGTGAAGTCTTTAAAATTAGAAGATTTTATGAAAAGTTGTGATATCGAAGAAGAAGCAGCTCCAGAAACACAGGAAAATAAGGAAGATATTTTCTACGATTGTAATTCGAAATTCAGTCAGGATGAAGAAAACTTCTGTGATCATGGTTTGGGGGGCAGTCAAGATCAAGAGATTAATCAAGAATCCACCCCAGAAATACCTCTAATGATTCTTCCAACAACTCATGTTTTTCCAGAGCCTATGATCACTATGAAGTTTGTTAACTCAAATTGGGGACCAAGTTTGCAGACCATGATTCTTCTTTTCGCCAGTCTACTTCAACTTTCCTACCATTCGGACAAGTCACGAGGTTTCTACTTCTTAACCTTGTTTATTTATGTAGACTTTGGTTTACAATTATACTTTATTATGCGGAAAGAAAGTCATAAAAATAAGATCATCGACATGGAAACTCGCATCCCTCTTGTAGAAACATTATTAGGCATCTTATTATATGAGGCTATAACATGATGTTGTACTTACAACATAGCCCATAAGACCATTCATGGCCAAAATAAGTTGCCGTTTTTGCCagcaccaaaaaaaaaacattcaaatTCAATTCTAGGTACAAGTTCATAATCTTCAAATCCTAGTTTCTCAAATTCAGTTCAAAAGATTAGTCAAATTCATATCTTCCAATAATTTTTTCTCTAATTCTATTCTATATAATTGACATCTGATCATTCAAATATATTAGTTTAAGTCTAATACGCGATTCAAAATCattgattttgattaattttactCATCCCATAATCTGTCATCgtcatcttcttcatttgctTCGAGTTCTAACTCACAAATCAAAACACTCAATTATTACCCTTTCTAAATCGTATTTTCAATCTGTTAGTTgattccaattaattaaaacacccagaaccaagcttttggtaattattgatctcaaaatcataatttccatcaaacaactgttctggttagcctttttttttcaaaattaattttggcCGCCATAAGCCACATTTTTCTTCAAAACCAATCTCGATCTCTTCGTTGATATCCAAATTATAACTCTCAACTtttgttttgttcaaaacgatttCCTATAACCTCAATTTTCTCACTCAAAATCACCCTATTGtcatttgatttttcttacatCAGATAACTCgtgtatttatttttcaattaattGGTAAAATTTCATTTGAGTCcttcaaattttaaaatgattCTAACACGTCCAATTCAACAAATTCCAATCTGATTATTCTAGAAATCCATTTAGCTTAGATAAACATTATACACTCCTCAATTCAAGGCAATCGTGTCCAAatcaattttcatcatcatcataGCTTCAAGTTATTTTTTCATTAACCTGGAATCCTTCAAGCCATTTTCACATCATTTTCAGAAGCAATCTCTGATAGTTGTCCTAATATTACTTAGCAGACTCCCctgtcagggttgagctactgacatagttttactctaaacattttaagtttcaatcgagtaagtctaaggtcagttttcggatataggtcagctcaaggaacatattctttttactcagtgttaagcgaaAGATTTAACATCCAGAGAGCACTGAgtattttattgttcaatgggtcttatgagacagtgtttaataaacatacaagataatgtcaaacattttattagcatagcatacaatcaacaagtattataagcagtaaacacagttgatgtatttgaagatacatagtaacataatactcagcatcatataaaataactcaagtttggataaaagatgcaagtattgtattgaaataaagtagtcagcatatacagtaaaaagataagcaaaaagaaacatagaaactacaaactaaaaaataaactGAGTTAGCCTAtttctagttcttcttcttatgcttagactgactacttctagcagCCTCGGGCTGAGTTCTAGtatttctcccccgttttgtcagcatcgggaggaggaggaattctaaaggagtcggttaagaccGCGTTGGTCAGTAAGGCGGACAACTCCTTAAGcttgtcggcactttcattgatgccaTCGAAGACAACAACGCCTTCATCTAAGACTTCTTTAGGTATACTGAGTTCAGCTGCactgagcatgctcagtatgtaggcttgagacttacccacccaagtaattgtatctgacagtgcagcaaaaatttgatgaaatgtcttcagcagggctgagtcataatattgacgctgaatattgtagtgacgcacatgggtgaaagtcttttgggtagtgaccagtatctcattctgcttcatttggtcagtgtccatctcttgcttattcaagttcagcaaacgaacagcttcgctaatttgctccaccgagcattgagagtaggaagccagctgatggttggtcttattttgctcagtgtgaagctgggcaaagagcatctgaacttcagcagaagttgcatattgagtgttcgcagctgacaaggtatAGAATTGtccttgaagagtgttgagatgttgaactgttgtcagttggagctcaaccagcttcgttattgagtcctgTTTGGGCTattgtgattgaattgagatcatatcacttagcagatccttcagtcctttaacttcatttaaaagctgagtgacttgggacagctgagttggCTCATTGTTggtagacccagcagtaggttcagtATTTTGATGAAGATTTTTGATTAATGACTGtaccgagttgatgagttgtctactagactcggtggcatgcagatagctgagtgatccttcaccaggttgcctagtttcctcagtgtgACCAGTTGATGGAGGAGTCGGATTTTTCTCAGGgacgacatggtcagtgactggaagggggttttcaatctgcacttggttcTCTTGGAGAGATGATTGATCGGTAGGAATGATTGTTGGTGCAGAAGTAAGCTGAATGGTTTCAGTGCTGACAGGGGCAGGAGTTTCCAGAGTCATCATTGTGCTTGGAGCAGCAGCATTAGcgagaacttgctcggtttggcttgtagggttggcagaagcattcaagtcggcttgttcctgtagtgaagaaacagaggcttgcttttcaagagaagctggcagagaagaagaagtttgtttgCTGAAAAACTTTAGCTTAAGTGTAGAAGGGTCTTTGGTCGACTTCTGgacaggaaggtcaatgacagttgtCTGACTTACCTTTACTagtcttcttcttcgaggaggtgTAGTGTCAGCTGGGATAGACCCTACTGAGTGAggaggagaagtctcttcttgatcagcattgagctggtcagtttgttcttgttcttcttctgcagccaactcagtattagttgggtcaaCAGTTTCCTCTCCACTGgttgtctcctcagtgtcatcctgaccactttcttcttcctcctgttGATCATTCCCTTCGTCTTCTTCTAGCTCTTCTTCAACCTGTgtgatgaactgatcatccaatTATACAtcgtcttcttgatgctcagtttcagttccctgacattgtgtgaagtgagaatcaccaggaacaatgacgtCAGTGGGGATaacatcaataggggtcagctctaaagacttcttcttcttcagaggttgctcatcagcatccatTCTTTCatctgtatcaggctcatcttgcttgcttctcttctcagctgacttaggtctctcctgacctttttgagcaacTAACTTTAGCTTCTTAGCCGGAGACTCAGCAtcttttgaaggagtcccaacagctttccttttgcgggaagctggaacctttgttcttttgcccttctttgggacagtctcCTCAGCAGGCTGATCAGCACCTTTGGCTTTCTTAATCGGTTGGTCAAACTTCAAAGCACGTAGCGCaacagctgtgatctcagagccttgggcctcagtttcctcgaataggtcaatctgatggtctatgaggattctggtaatgagtgagcctagccttagagttccagtgctcctttggaagccgGCAATTAAAAATACTGGTATGTTGATGGGCttataggtcagcatatgccatatgaaacattgctcaaagtttgttgctgagctggtgcaatttatcttcgggaagatgtaattggtcagcaggtagtgtgccatcttttggtgctggcccattgaggaactggagatttctctaggatggccagcgggcttgcaaAAGGTTGCagagtacccagttccttcatgatcaccagtcctcctcagttttgttccttcattcttcagtttcagcaagttggcaaggtaggtagggttgacaaaaattgttttctcttttaccacaATTAGTAGGtggtcctggttatcgtcagcaacccgcagattatggtagaattcccttactaagtcaggataagttggatctctgattgagaacagctcggtccagccattcttcgatatccattcacagaatggttgctcggtttctatgaaagcctcagagaaccatcttgaGTGGTCTATCTTGCACTCTCTAACGTCTTCGAAGACCTTAGtataggttctgactttggtcggctttcctttagaggaggtggcttggccagctttgcctttgctcggagTAGAAtgcctggaaggttcatcggaactggtcttagagtGACCGACACCGGAGATGTTCAAggaaatcttagtcatagtttcagataggggtttggaagttttgagagtttttagagagaaagtatttatgccagagaattcggtaagtgtaaagagataaaaatggggatttgcctattatttatagatgtgaaaggtggatcttatcgaatccatgtgtcagttttgccttgggattgtcaaccgacaaggatcctggcttttatgacacattcggcgcatacgtcatcctaggtggctattcgcgtgctttagcattaaatgcaacggatcttatactcagcgtttagaattctaaacgttctatattctgagtagtcagttttatacaaacggatggtttaagtagttggttgctcagtttgagataactactcagtgtgcatatttgctcagtatgtgatattcattcatttagtaTTAACccctcagcatacatctattcactcagcaaataatagcatagatcattcagcatgttaattcactaagcatgaatctatattaagagctagaatttactgaagagaattaaacataccaatggcttctcttagtatgctgaactgctcacgagccagtggctttgtgaagatatctgcaagctgctcatccgttgggacataggtcaacTTTATCTCACcattgagtacatggtctctactgaagtgatgtctgatgttgacatgcttcatcttgttgtgctgaattgggttctttgataaaccaattgcacttttgttgtcacatttgacctcaattgtctttgtttgaacaccatagtcttcaagctgttgcttaatccataggacttaagcaacacagtgtccagcagtaatgtactcagcttcagtggtagacaaggctactgacgcctgcttcttgctgaaccaggatacaagacagcttcctaagaagtgacatcctccagaggtgctttttcgttcaagcttgtctcgtccatagtcagcgtcagtgcatccaacgagtgtaaaaccatgagtgttgggataccataaatctacgttcactgagctttgcaaatatctaaggattctttttacagctatgtaatgagattccttagggttagattgatatctagcacagtagcatactgagaactaaATGTCCGGTCTatttgctgttaagtaaagtagagagcctatcatacctcgatacaatttgctgtataccgacttaccattctcctcagcacaaaggacagtgtcagtgcccataggagtagatattggcttgcaattttcaagatcatatttcttcaatatctccttggcatatttagcttgactgatgaagatgttatttttcccttgtttgatttgaagtccaaggaagaagttgagttctcccatcattgacatttcaaactcagtctgcatttgcttgctaaattccttgcacattgactcattagtagcaccgaaaataatatcatcaatatatatttgagccagcagggtatctttaccctttctcttaatgaataaggttgtattcgctttgcctctgacatagtttctagtcagcagaaaactggtcagcctctcataccaagcacgtggtgcttgcttgaggccgtacagagcctttttgagtttataaatgtggtttgggaatttaggatcctcaaacccttgaggttgattaacataaacttcctcgtttataactccattaaggaatgcactcttaacatccatttgaaacagtttaaagttcatataacttgcataagcgaataaaattctaatagcctctagccttgccactggggcaaaggtctcaccgtagtcaataccttcttactgactgtagccctgagctacaagcgttgctttgttcctgactacatttccttgttcatccagcttattgcggaagacccatcttgttccaatggtcttttggctccttggatgtggcactaactcccatacatcgtttcttctgaattgatcaagttcctcttgcattgcgctcatccagaattcatcgtcctcagcatcagcgaagttctttggttcctgaactgagatgaaggctacgttgctgaggtatctcctgagttggtttcttgtcatcagggtattctcagcagcatcaagaataacactctctgagtgtcctcttggtatccttatctcctttggtagattgatgtcttgtgttgtatgtgtttcaacaatctctacaggtgtagactggtcagtgaaaacaatttgaggttcacttttaccttgggtcagcccttgagggaatgactcagcggctgcatcttgatcagcgggtactgagtgtggatcatcctcggtcagcggcagatatcttcctacagggttagtttcgtcgaactcaacatgtactgactcttctaaaacttgagttcgtttattgaaaactctgtatgctttgctgtttgttgagtagcctaaaaagatagcttcatcagcttttgagtcaaacttagataggctatctttggtgtttaaaataaaacatttacacccaaaggcacgaaagtatccaatgttgggctttcgtcatttccaaagttcgtagggggttttctttagtataggtctaacaagagccttattaagaatatagcacgctgtgttgacagcttctccccaaaaatactttgaaaccctatgctcactcaacattatcctggctatttcaaccaaggttctgttcttcctttctacaaccctattttgttgaggcgttctaggagcagaaaaattatggtcaatgccgttggtttcacagaattcaacaaactgttggttcttgaattctccaccattatcacttcggatgtgagccagctttaggtctttatcattttcaagttttctaaccaaatttgaaaatgtctcaaaggtctcatccttgctactcagcaagatgatccaagtgtaccgagaaaaggcatctacaatgaccaaggaaaatcttcttccacccagactcagcggctggactggaccgaaaagatccaagtgtagtaactcta comes from Euphorbia lathyris chromosome 8, ddEupLath1.1, whole genome shotgun sequence and encodes:
- the LOC136202750 gene encoding glutathione S-transferase zeta class isoform X1 encodes the protein MASVEQPNKPKLKLYSYWRSSCSFRVRIALNLKGLDYEYIPVNLVDGEQFTPDFLKLNPIGYVPALVDGDDVISDSFAILMYLEEKYPQHPLLPGDIYKKAINYQAANIVSSSIQPLQNLAVLKFIEEKVSPDEKVPWARYHISKGFAALEKLLQGHAGRFATGDEVCLADLFLAPQLHAAITRFDVDMTQFPLLLRLNEAYNQLPEFQNAMPDKQPDAPSSTAS
- the LOC136202750 gene encoding glutathione S-transferase zeta class isoform X2 codes for the protein MASVEQPNKPKLKLYSYWRSSCSFRVRIALNLKGLDYEYIPVNLVDGEQFTPDFLKLNPIGYVPALVDGDDVISDSFAILMYLEEKYPQHPLLPGDIYKKAINYQAANIVSSSIQPLQNLAVLKFIEEKVSPDEKVPWARYHISKGFAALEKLLQGHAGRFATGDEVCLADLFLAPQLHAAITRFDVDMFPLLLRLNEAYNQLPEFQNAMPDKQPDAPSSTAS